A single genomic interval of Stieleria maiorica harbors:
- the tyrS gene encoding tyrosine--tRNA ligase translates to MPEKDLIEELRWRGLIHQVTDEQGLKKLLDSQPQTIYIGFDPTATSLHVGSMMQLMLLRRFQQAGHRPIALVGGATGMIGDPTGKSEERNLLSAEQLQANIAGVEAQMRQFLSFEGDHAALLLNNFDWMKGYSYLEFLRDVGKNFPVGTMMGKESVRARLGSEAGLSYTEFSYMLLQAYDFVYLCREHGCLIQAGGSDQWGNVTAGIDLARRMLGKQVFGMTAPLLTTSDGRKMGKTESGAVWLDRNRTSPYAFYQYWLNVSDDDVMKCIAYLTEIERVEYDALAEVTASDPGRNTAQKRLAEWMTQFVHGDEGLNSALKASKTLFGGEIEAMDDAMLNEIFADVPSQEMAREALSGEGLWVVEAFQQAGLAKSGGEARRAIKDGGAYINNQRVTDMNRHLVESDLASETVMVLRKGRKNYALLRFSH, encoded by the coding sequence ATGCCTGAAAAAGACCTGATCGAAGAACTGCGTTGGCGCGGCTTGATCCACCAAGTCACCGACGAACAGGGCCTGAAGAAGCTGCTCGATTCGCAGCCCCAGACGATCTACATCGGATTTGACCCCACTGCGACCAGCCTGCACGTTGGGTCAATGATGCAGCTGATGTTGCTGCGGCGGTTCCAGCAAGCCGGACACCGCCCGATCGCCTTGGTCGGCGGTGCGACGGGGATGATCGGCGACCCGACCGGCAAAAGCGAAGAACGCAACCTGCTGTCGGCCGAACAATTGCAAGCCAACATCGCCGGCGTCGAAGCCCAAATGCGGCAGTTCCTTTCCTTCGAAGGCGACCATGCGGCGCTGCTGTTGAACAACTTTGATTGGATGAAAGGCTACAGCTACCTGGAATTCTTGCGCGACGTCGGAAAGAACTTTCCCGTCGGCACGATGATGGGCAAGGAATCCGTCCGGGCCCGGCTGGGCAGCGAAGCCGGCCTCAGCTACACCGAATTCAGCTACATGCTGTTGCAGGCCTATGACTTCGTCTACCTGTGTCGCGAGCACGGCTGTCTGATCCAGGCCGGCGGCAGCGACCAGTGGGGCAACGTGACCGCCGGCATCGATCTGGCCCGACGGATGCTGGGCAAGCAGGTCTTCGGGATGACCGCCCCGCTATTGACGACCAGTGACGGCCGCAAGATGGGCAAAACCGAAAGCGGCGCCGTTTGGCTGGACCGGAATCGCACCAGCCCCTACGCGTTCTACCAGTACTGGTTGAACGTCAGCGATGACGACGTAATGAAATGCATCGCCTATCTGACCGAAATCGAGCGTGTAGAATACGACGCGCTGGCGGAAGTGACCGCGTCGGATCCGGGACGCAACACGGCCCAAAAACGATTGGCCGAGTGGATGACGCAGTTCGTCCACGGTGACGAGGGATTGAATTCCGCGCTCAAGGCCAGCAAAACCCTGTTCGGCGGCGAGATCGAAGCGATGGACGACGCGATGCTGAACGAGATCTTTGCCGACGTGCCCAGCCAGGAGATGGCCCGCGAGGCGTTGTCCGGCGAAGGGTTGTGGGTCGTTGAAGCATTCCAGCAAGCCGGGCTGGCCAAGAGCGGCGGTGAGGCGCGGCGGGCGATCAAAGATGGTGGTGCGTACATCAATAATCAACGCGTCACCGACATGAACCGCCATTTGGTCGAGTCCGACTTGGCCAGCGAAACCGTGATGGTGCTCCGTAAAGGCAGGAAGAATTACGCGCTGCTGCGGTTCTCGCACTAG
- the ispD gene encoding 2-C-methyl-D-erythritol 4-phosphate cytidylyltransferase, with translation MSNSPKNVAVILPAAGSGRRFGREENKLFAALAGEPIWIVAARRLRVHPRVSRIVMPVSDQDRPRFEGDFADHVRKLGIELVAGGAERTESVLSGLSHVAEDGSVGLIAIHDAARPLVRRDDLDAVFAKADQTGAAILAAPVTATVKQSLDAGVSCRTVDRSTLWLAQTPQVFALDVLQRAYAKHRGRPATDDAELVTRIGVDVALVQGAPDNLKITHPNDLVVAEAILKTQIESHHA, from the coding sequence ATGTCAAATTCCCCAAAAAACGTTGCAGTCATCTTGCCCGCCGCCGGCAGTGGCCGGCGATTCGGTCGCGAAGAGAATAAGCTGTTCGCGGCTCTTGCCGGCGAGCCGATCTGGATCGTCGCCGCCCGGCGTTTGCGAGTTCACCCGAGGGTGTCGCGGATCGTGATGCCGGTTTCGGACCAGGACCGGCCGCGATTCGAAGGCGACTTTGCCGATCACGTCCGGAAATTGGGGATCGAATTGGTCGCCGGCGGTGCGGAGCGAACCGAGAGCGTGCTGTCGGGTCTAAGTCATGTCGCCGAGGACGGTTCGGTCGGCTTGATCGCGATCCACGATGCGGCCCGTCCGTTGGTCCGCCGCGATGACTTGGACGCCGTGTTCGCCAAGGCCGACCAGACCGGTGCGGCGATCCTGGCCGCGCCCGTGACCGCGACCGTCAAACAGTCGCTCGACGCGGGGGTGTCGTGCCGGACGGTGGACCGCAGTACCCTCTGGCTGGCCCAGACGCCACAGGTCTTTGCACTGGACGTCTTGCAACGCGCTTACGCCAAACACCGCGGCCGGCCGGCAACCGACGACGCCGAACTGGTCACGCGGATCGGAGTCGACGTGGCGCTGGTTCAGGGGGCGCCGGACAATTTAAAAATCACCCATCCCAATGACTTGGTCGTCGCCGAGGCGATCCTGAAAACTCAAATCGAATCCCATCATGCCTGA
- a CDS encoding Gfo/Idh/MocA family protein, translating into MGINEPLNRKLRMALVGGGQGSFIGRVHSIAACLDNRAVLTAGALSSNPERAKSSAPDYGIEDSRAYTSYQELIESELALPEDQRIDFVSIATPNHVHFEVAQAAVKAGFNVVCDKPMTYDLAQAEQLLETVQNSDVVFALSHNYTGYPLVRQARAMVLAGELGEINAIRSRYIQGWLRDSIESDDQKQAAWRTDPTKSGAAGAFGDIGTHAYNLGRFMTGLLPEQISCHLKTYVPGRRLDDYGTAVIRYENGALGTVTASQISHGRHCGLEIEIDGTKGSLTWHQENPNEMSFRRNGKAHQILVPPPEPEYQDRMGAGVCRLPAGHPEAFFEAFANIYIGAFDDMVKRAAGQPFDGRDSIYTNCYDGVEGMYFIQQCVASSGQDAAWVPLRHEAARR; encoded by the coding sequence ATGGGCATCAATGAACCCCTGAATCGAAAACTCCGCATGGCGCTCGTCGGCGGCGGACAAGGCTCGTTCATCGGTCGGGTCCATTCGATCGCCGCCTGCTTGGACAATCGCGCCGTCTTGACCGCCGGGGCACTCTCGAGCAACCCCGAGCGGGCCAAGTCATCGGCCCCGGACTACGGGATCGAAGACTCACGCGCCTACACCAGCTATCAGGAGTTGATCGAATCGGAACTGGCCTTGCCCGAAGACCAGCGGATCGATTTCGTCAGCATCGCCACGCCCAACCACGTCCACTTTGAAGTCGCTCAAGCAGCCGTCAAAGCGGGGTTCAACGTCGTCTGCGACAAACCGATGACGTACGACCTTGCCCAAGCCGAACAGCTTCTCGAAACGGTCCAAAACAGCGACGTCGTTTTCGCGCTGTCGCACAACTACACCGGTTACCCTCTCGTCCGTCAGGCACGCGCGATGGTGCTGGCCGGAGAGCTGGGTGAAATCAACGCGATCCGATCTCGGTACATCCAAGGCTGGCTGCGTGATTCGATCGAATCGGACGATCAGAAACAGGCCGCCTGGCGGACCGATCCGACCAAAAGCGGTGCGGCCGGGGCGTTCGGTGACATCGGCACCCACGCCTATAACCTGGGCCGCTTCATGACCGGGTTGTTGCCCGAACAAATCAGTTGCCACCTCAAGACCTACGTGCCCGGACGACGGTTGGACGATTACGGCACCGCGGTGATCCGCTATGAAAACGGTGCCCTGGGAACCGTGACCGCGTCGCAGATCAGCCACGGACGCCATTGCGGTTTGGAAATCGAAATCGATGGCACCAAGGGCTCGTTGACCTGGCACCAAGAGAACCCCAACGAAATGTCCTTCCGCCGCAACGGAAAAGCACACCAGATCTTGGTTCCGCCGCCCGAACCGGAGTACCAGGACCGCATGGGCGCCGGCGTGTGCCGTTTGCCCGCCGGACACCCCGAAGCCTTCTTCGAAGCGTTCGCCAACATTTACATCGGGGCCTTTGATGACATGGTCAAGCGGGCCGCGGGGCAACCGTTTGACGGCCGCGATTCGATCTATACGAATTGTTATGACGGCGTCGAAGGCATGTACTTTATCCAACAGTGCGTCGCCAGCAGTGGTCAGGATGCCGCCTGGGTACCGCTGCGGCACGAAGCGGCGCGGCGTTAA